ACCTACACCGCCGCTGACGCCGAATGTGGGGGAGGTGCTGAAGGCGCCAGGCTGCACGCCAGCATCGTACTGATATTCCGAGGGCAGCTGCAAAACAAGGAATGACCATTAGAAACTATAGCAATTAGGTGCTACTACTAGGTACTACTCACCTCCACGTTGGAGATCTGCTGCTTGGACTTGTAGTACGCAATTGTGTCGTCATTGTCCCAGCTCTTGGCGCGCAGCTCGATGAGCTCGAGCAGCTTGAGGCGCGTCGTTATGTTCAGCCGTTCGTCCTGCGAAGCGTTGCGGAAAACGACGAAGGCGCGGTCCAGTGTATCCTTGGACACCGCCTCCAGTTGCGGTCCATGCACCCGGAGGTTGTGCAGGAGCAGCGTGATCGAGTCCGGCGTGGTGTTGCACGACTGCAGGCCCACGGTCACGCTGTCTATCAACTGGATGAGCTCCTCGATCACCAGGTAGCTGTTCTTCAACGACGATCGCGATTGTGTCttcagtgggcgtggcgcctCAATGTTTTTCACGACGCGTCCCAGATGTGTGTGGGCCATTGTCGGGATTCGTTGGATTCGATATCGTCTCGCGATGAAGTCTAAAGGTTGTCCTGCCTGGTGTCCGGATTTGCTGATTTCAGCTTGTTGTCTGCTTACTTGTTCGTTCGTTTAAATGTGGTTGAagaattgttaaaaaaaaatcgtagAAGCTGTTTTCCGCACCTCCCCCTGCAAGTGCAAGAAAGGTTAGTGAATGCTcaaatatattgtttatatatatatttttatactattttttttctatttataacTTGGAAGTAATGGTCGACCGCATGGATAACTCTTGGCTTCTTAGGATATGGAAATAGGCCTCATTTTTGAGTGAATCTGAAGTATTGCGACGCACAGCTCTTGTATATCTTTGGCCTTAACGATGTGCACGTTTGATAAGCGGCTTTAGCTGATAACACCGCGATTTATCTATAGTTTAGTGGCTAATTAACCCATTGGCGCCTTCTGCGCGGCTTCCGCTGAGTCAATCGGTGCGAAGTTCCAACgcgaaatatgtaaataattgatgaaaattgtttgcataAATGGGAACGACACACGGACGACCATTTGTGTTATTTCAGTTCGACTTTCGCTCCATGCGAACTCATCATCTTTTTGAATATCACTTACAAccgctgcagcaacagcaacaacaacgacaaacAAATGGGCAACTAAAACAGCTAACagaaatattacaaaaaactgaaattgtCCGTGGgagggagaaagagagggaggcGATCGCTCTATTGAATCATATGTCGAgaatagcaacaacaagaattgcctctgccgacgtcgacgcAGGCAGCGCAGCTGGCCCCCGTTGGGCGTAGAACAAAAAGGAAGTTAAATTTCACAAAACCTTCTTTAAACATCCATATATGTTATCCGTTTATGATCAAAATAGTCTGTGAAATTGAGTAATATTGCGATGGCACTGGCCGCATTTCGTTAAAATGGGCAAACTACGCGTTTTGCTGGCGACCGACTTTTCACTCTCTTTCTAAGAACTTGAACGTTTAGTCCTCTTCTCGcttattgtttactttattggCCGATTGAAAAGCCTATTTAAACGGCGTATTTTCCATcgttattttcattaaattactAAGGCttaccaaaaccaaaatctCTGCGACTGCGACTAAAATCGTTTTTTACGGGTGGGTGTTGCCACCTGGTCGAACACCTTAGATTTTAGAGATGCGCAACAGCTATCTGTTGAAGTCCCGTTCACGTAAAAGCGCAGTAAAAAAGCTCGCATCAATTACGCATCACAGGTGCGTTCGTTTTACAAATTGTACTTGAatgttaatataatataattacaaCGAAATCAGATAACTATCACTGATAACCCTCATTTCACAATGGTATCTAAACGCTAGGCAAAAACTATTCATGGGCGGATATGTATGCACGTGATTAAACATTTGCATTAGATTACATTACGTTGGACATTTATATATAGCTATTTAAactacaaatacaaatttattgtttaatcgGAAAGTATACATTATAATTGTTGAAATCGCAAGTTACTTTACCAAGACAACAAGCAGCCTCATTAAAATACTTCAGGGGAAACTCCCTAAAATtgtaaaaaggaaaatatcgatagaaaatATCGACTGTCCGTCCCTTCAATTGATTgttattgaaattttttttttgccatcgccaagtaaaaacgaaataaaattgtattgaTATATTCATAACTAGCATTTCCGAACTTTAAGGTCGCTGCGGGAATATGTCTGAGAACGAGGACTTGGAGGCGGCATCAGAGGATTCCAAGGAAGGCGTTATAGAGTCCGTCAAAGATGATACAAAACCGCTGCAGATGTCGTTTGCAGATTGGAAGAAATGCAAAGAGGCATTGAAACCGGATACTAAAAACGGACCACAGCGGAGCCACAATAACAATGGctccaacaacaattacaacaacgGACGTAAACAATGGTCTTCgaataacaacaaccacttCCAAGGAGGCGGAGGGCCGCAAAGCTACCAGGACAGAAACTATGCTCCACTGAACAGACCTCCTCCACTTCCGATGCAGCTGATGAACATGGGCTTTGGTGGCAATTTCGGACCTGGTCCCGGACCCTGCGGTCCACCAATGGGACCTGGAGGACCTTGTGGTCCCATGAACAATATGGGCCCCGGTGGTCCAGTGGGCTTTGGAGGACCCGGTTGTTCTGGGCCCCGGAGGAATCACAACCAGCGACCGCTGCAGCCGCCTCCGTTTTGGGAGGACATGATGTCGCCGCAACACAGACCACCACCAATCCAACCGCCCATGCCTAAGTGCCCCAGCTTGTGGAATTTGGTGCCCAAGGAGCGGGGAATACAAAACAATCGCAGCAATCAAAACCAGAATAACAAGAAATTCAAGGCGAATAATCGCAGCAACACTGACACAGATACCAAGCTAATGCCTCCGCCCCCGCCGCCAACTAATGGCAATAATTCGCCGCCGAACGGAGAAGCGCAGCCCTCCAAAAAGCCCAAGCGCAGCGGCACATTTGTCCAGGTCAACGGCCAATGGATCCAGAAGCCAGAGGCACCACTTCCGCTCGAGGATGCGCCGCCGGGTACAAAGGAAGAGCGCCAGCGTCAGTGGAAGGAGTACCGTATGGCCATGAAACCGTTCAAAAACCGTGAGTTCCACAACTGGAAGCGAACGGTGCAGCGCTTGGGGAAGCTGCCGCGGGACCAGCTGGACGAGCAGCAACTAGAACGACTACAGAAGGCCGAGGAGTACATAGTAGCCCATAAGGCGATGCTGACGGTGAAGCATGCAGAGCGCTGGGTGCAGCAGGACAACAAGCATGAAAAGGGCCAAGTGTTCGTGCGCAAGTCATCCAACATCGGCTTGTGGGACACGCCCAAGGAGAGACCGCCGAATGGGTATGCGTCGATGCATGATTTCAAGAAGCAGCAAATGGATAAGTTCTTCGGTCCCGGCCGTGCCATCAAAGGCGGTACAGATCTCTCCGTCATTGGAACCTTAgcgccgcctccgccgccacctGACACCCCTCCACAGATTACCAACTACTGGCCCTCTGGGAGT
This genomic stretch from Drosophila teissieri strain GT53w chromosome 2L, Prin_Dtei_1.1, whole genome shotgun sequence harbors:
- the LOC122611777 gene encoding uncharacterized protein LOC122611777; protein product: MSENEDLEAASEDSKEGVIESVKDDTKPLQMSFADWKKCKEALKPDTKNGPQRSHNNNGSNNNYNNGRKQWSSNNNNHFQGGGGPQSYQDRNYAPLNRPPPLPMQLMNMGFGGNFGPGPGPCGPPMGPGGPCGPMNNMGPGGPVGFGGPGCSGPRRNHNQRPLQPPPFWEDMMSPQHRPPPIQPPMPKCPSLWNLVPKERGIQNNRSNQNQNNKKFKANNRSNTDTDTKLMPPPPPPTNGNNSPPNGEAQPSKKPKRSGTFVQVNGQWIQKPEAPLPLEDAPPGTKEERQRQWKEYRMAMKPFKNREFHNWKRTVQRLGKLPRDQLDEQQLERLQKAEEYIVAHKAMLTVKHAERWVQQDNKHEKGQVFVRKSSNIGLWDTPKERPPNGYASMHDFKKQQMDKFFGPGRAIKGGTDLSVIGTLAPPPPPPDTPPQITNYWPSGSTNNTGSNSNPSYFSHYSNNFVKGSTLLPP